In Eucalyptus grandis isolate ANBG69807.140 chromosome 4, ASM1654582v1, whole genome shotgun sequence, the following proteins share a genomic window:
- the LOC104440621 gene encoding protein FAR1-RELATED SEQUENCE 1, with translation MRIDLGQPLGGRHKEATLLNANGDTIHCSDEGHVGDGHVIDPPMVSEVEREKDGPNLGRRLLDNREKNYATDGVSGNSSKNTEPHDGMEFESKEEAFSFYREYAKSVGFAAIIKASRRSRISGKFIDAKFACTRYGNKREPAVDAVAEPISTTDIMAIPVKKKRGRTNRFGSKTDCKAGMHVKRRKDGRWVIHSLIKEHNHEIFPGEAYYLRRHRDSYQGDSHGDTLHAICARTKKIYDSMTRQSSGCKKSQSQKGGLRSQPKNDQHLRLDEGDIQLMLDHFMLMQDQNPNFFYAIDLSPEQRLRNVFWVDAKGRIDYGNFGDVVFFDTTYIRDEYRLPFAPFIGVNHHCQSFLLGCAFLADETKSTYVWLMRAWRRAMGGHAPQVILTDQEEALKEAIAEVLPESQHCFCLWQILSKVPEKVSYMINQDDNFTKKFHKCISKSCTAEQFEKRWRKIVDKFNLGDNSWFRSAYEDRHRWAPTYMKGIFLAGMSTVERSDSTISFLDKHVQRKTTFKEFLAQYKTILQEKYEEEAKADFESWHKQPGLKSPSPFGKQMAATYTHAVFKKFQVEVLGVVACHPRKESEDGDIQSFKVQDFVENRDLIVGRSERTLDISCSCRSFELNGFLCRHAMIVLQISGLHNVPSQYILRRWTKDAKSIALSRQSSSIILSRIDRYSDLCRQAFYLGDEGSLSQESYAIASAALEEALRKCESINNSTQSMDSNSPRLGLQDLEDVNKGNKTSKRDKKNSSSKEERDHQV, from the exons ATGAGGATAGATCTGGGACAGCCTTTGGGAGGACGCCATAAGGAAGCTACTTTGTTAAACGCAAATGGAGATACCATTCACTGCAGTGATGAAGGGCATGTTGGAGATGGCCATGTAATAGATCCTCCAATGGTCTCTGAAGTCGAGAGGGAGAAAGATGGCCCAAATTTGGGCAGGAGGTTGTTAGacaatagggaaaaaaattatgccACAGACGGTGTCAGTGgaaattcttcaaaaaatacAGAGCCCCATGACGGCATGGAGTTCGAATCCAAGGAGGAGGCTTTCTCCTTCTATAGAGAGTATGCAAAGTCAGTGGGCTTTGCCGCCATAATAAAGGCCAGCCGACGCTCAAGAATATCTGGCAAATTTATTGATGCAAAATTTGCATGTACTAGGTATGGTAACAAGCGGGAGCCTGCAGTGGATGCAGTGGCAGAACCAATTTCAACTACAGACATCATGGCAATTcctgtcaagaaaaagagaggtaGGACTAATCGATTTGGGTCAAAGACAGATTGTAAGGCTGGCATGCATGTGAAACGGAGGAAAGATGGAAGATGGGTGATTCATAGTTTAATAAAGGAGCATAATCATGAAATATTTCCCGGTGAAGCATATTATCTCAGGCGTCATAGAGACTCATATCAAGGTGATAGCCATGGGGATACTCTGCATGCTATCTGTGCAAGAACTAAGAAGATTTATGATTCAATGACTAGACAGTCCAGTGGGTGTAAGAAAAGTCAAAGCCAGAAAGGTGGCCTTAGGAGTCAACCAAAGAATGATCAGCATTTGCGCTTAGATGAAGGAGATATTCAGCTTATGCTCGATCATTTTATGTTAATGCAAGACCAGAATCCAAACTTCTTTTATGCCATAGACTTGAGTCCGGAACAGCGTCTGAGGAATGTTTTCTGGGTTGATGCCAAAGGCAGGATTGACTATGGAAATTTTGGTGATGTGGTCTTCTTTGACACTACATACATAAGAGACGAATACAGGTTACCATTTGCTCCTTTTATTGGTGTAAACCATCACTGTCAATCCTTCTTGCTTGGGTGTGCATTTCTGGCAGATGAGACCAAATCAACATATGTTTGGCTGATGCGGGCCTGGCGTAGAGCAATGGGTGGACATGCTCCACAAGTCATACTCACTGACCAAGAGGAAGCCCTGAAAGAAGCTATTGCTGAGGTCTTACCAGAATCTCAACATTGTTTCTGTTTATGGCAGATTTTAAGTAAGGTCCCAGAGAAGGTCAGTTACATGATTAATCAAGATGACAATTTCACGAAGAAATTCCACAAATGCATCTCCAAGTCATGTACAGCTGAACAGTTTGAGaagagatggagaaaaataGTTGATAAATTCAATCTAGGAGATAATTCATGGTTCCGTTCGGCATATGAAGATCGTCATCGGTGGGCCCCAACATACATGAAAGGCATCTTTTTGGCAGGAATGTCTACAGTGGAACGGTCAGACAGTACAATTTCTTTCCTTGACAAGCACGTGCAACGGAAAACTACGTTCAAAGAGTTCTTGGCGCAATACAAAACTATTTTACAAGAGAAGTATGAAGAGGAAGCAAAAGCAGACTTCGAATCTTGGCATAAGCAGCCTGGATTGAAGTCCCCGTCACCTTTTGGGAAGCAAATGGCAGCTACATATACACATGCAGTATTCAAAAAGTTTCAGGTTGAGGTCTTAGGAGTTGTTGCTTGTCACCCCaggaaagaaagtgaagatggaGACATCCAAAGCTTCAAGGTTCAAGATTTCGTGGAGAACCGAGATCTTATTGTGGGTCGAAGTGAAAGAACATTGGACATTTCTTGCTCGTGCCGCTCATTTGAATTGAACGGTTTTCTTTGTAGACACGCGATGATTGTTCTGCAAATATCTGGTTTGCATAATGTCCCATCCCAATATATACTGCGACGGTGGACAAAGGATGCAAAGAGTATAGCATTGTCGAGACAGAGCTCATCTATTATTCTGTCCAGGATTGACCGCTACAGTGATTTGTGTCGACAGGCATTTTATTTAGGTGATGAAGGATCTTTATCTCAAGAGAGTTATGCTATTGCATCTGCGGCACTTGAAGAAGCTTTAAGAAAATGTGAGAGCATAAATAATTCAACCCAGTCAATGGATTCCAATTCTCCACGTCTTGGTCTTCAGGACCTTGAAGATGTGAACAAAGGCAACAAAACATCCAAGAGAGATAAGAAGAATAGCTCATCAAAAGAGGAGAG GGATCATCAAGTTTAG
- the LOC104440622 gene encoding uncharacterized protein LOC104440622 produces the protein MERNFERGPMNQQKGHEQFRYANIDPRNPGLGSTNQSFFHDPTSTINTNMRPPDYNMSAGARPVLNYSIQTGEEFALEFMLNPRQQLIPPAQRDPSSTSGYMDLKGILGISNTGSESGSDISMINSVEKSFVPEFERKSSLANEERNYHESLRSVPRSTSRGSSSRLIDSSLSGSGDCTSARVKFLCSFGGTILPRPSDGKLRYVGGETRIVRINKDISWQELTQKTLAICNQPHTIKYQLPGEELDALVSVSCDEDLQNMMEECNVLEDRGTQKPRMFLFSDNDLEDAQFGIRSIDRDAEVQYVVAVNGMDSGSRRNSIALASASGNNLDEFVNLNLEGEAGRLAGATTDPFRVDAPTSSVQSSQVVPTNSASNYESNSHSYQRQRVNHGEASQHALSAPQHAESFSDLEGKGTISSSVQFLPGQGSTSSNFVPHVDNVNAIPPTVNPVATGGLNEEHLVSGQRAQDIEAPVRDTKLKRDSSGKKTNGPDKVQPLEKETKFEELKMKREGSMQKIDETQIENTVSSKPSEGPVTGYTHREDASGAKLVPELKSPLPKAVSKRPQETVQSSIDPEDAREGKKNQEDDPFYASGGAFMGNGGSEADPTELGCIEPPSMPQRVFHSERIPREQAELSRLSKSDDSFGSQFLITQARSDYSQSTAEAIEKLHDADMASQAEHFKQLPRHVESASSDNFNMDRHMAEEVLEPMPRKTESRPLNSADDHRMTQDKEKYREMDAAGPQHQTSGRVIPGLHADNSSLRPSEYLWDEVTPNKTSGKTTKAHAQPLTQTVEPSVSVSNPEHGDILIDINDRFPRDFLSDLFSVARRSENLSDVNPLHSDGAGLSLNMQNHEPKHWSYFRNLAQDEFVRKDVSLMDQDHIGFSAPLGESEDRAPIDYSYPPVKADGVHVGGMEPRLNFEEDITQVSSGVIGTNVSNVHPDYGTSQPKGTESMLDVIHPTIPEMEYEDEKSEAPNIGQSIADLSLGDLDISSLQIIKNEDLEELKELGSGTFGTVYHGKWRGTDVAIKRIKKSCFTGRSSEQERLTVEFWREADILSKLHHPNVVAFYGVVQDGPGGTLATVTEYMVNGSLRHVLLCKDRLLDRRKRIIIAMDAAFGMEYLHSKNIVHFDLKCDNLLVNLKDPARPICKVGDFGLSKIKRNTLVTGGVRGTLPWMAPELLNGSSNKVSEKVDVFSFGIVLWEILTGEEPYANMHYGAIIGGIVNNTLRPPVPNYCDPEWRLLMEQCWAPDPVARPSFTEIARRLRAMSTSQAKPPTNQVSR, from the exons ATGGAGAGAAATTTCGAAAGAGGGCCAATGAACCAGCAGAAGGGCCACGAACAGTTTCGATATGCAAATATAGATCCTCGAAATCCAGGGCTCGGCTCTACTAATCAGAGTTTCTTCCATGATCCAACGAGTACTATCAACACCAATATGCGACCTCCAGATTACAACATGTCTGCTGGAGCCAGACCAGTTCTGAACTATTCAATTCAGACTGGTGAGGAGTTTGCGCTTGAATTTATGCTCAACCCCAGGCAACAGCTCATTCCACCAGCTCAAAGGGATCCTAGTAGCACATCGGGCTATATGGATCTAAAGGGCATCCTTGGTATATCTAATACGGGTTCAGAAAGTGGATCAGACATTTCTATGATCAATTCAGTAGAAAAAAGCTTTGTACCGGAATTTGAAAGAAAGAGCTCCTTGGCTAATGAAGAGAGAAATTACCACGAGTCCTTGCGGTCTGTACCAAGATCCACCTCGCGAGGTAGTAGTAGTAGACTCATTGATAGTTCCCTTTCGGGATCTGGCGATTGTACATCTGCGCGAGTGAAGTTCCTCTGCAGCTTTGGCGGTACAATTTTGCCCCGCCCAAGCGATGGAAAGCTTAGGTATGTTGGTGGCGAGACTcgaattgttcggataaacaaggATATTTCTTGGCAGGAACTTACGCAGAAAACTTTGGCAATTTGTAACCAACCTCACACTATAAAGTATCAACTTCCGGGCGAGGAACTTGATGCGCTGGTTTCTGTATCTTGCGATGAGGATCTTCAGAACATGATGGAGGAATGTAATGTGTTAGAGGACAGAGGGACTCAGAAACCTAGGATGTTCCTTTTCTCCGATAATGATCTAGAGGATGCTCAGTTTGGCATCAGAAGCATTGATCGGGATGCCGAGGTCCAATATGTGGTTGCAGTGAATGGCATGGATTCAGGTTCTAGAAGGAATTCAATTGCTCTAGCAAGTGCCTCTGGCAATAACTTGGATGAATTTGTAAATCTAAATCTTGAAGGAGAAGCCGGTAGATTAGCTGGGGCTACGACTGATCCTTTCAGAGTAGATGCACCTACGTCCAGTGTTCAGTCTTCTCAAGTGGTGCCAACAAACTCAGCTAGCAATTATGAGTCTAATTCACACTCTTACCAGCGGCAGAGAGTTAATCATGGAGAAGCTAGCCAACATGCTTTATCTGCTCCTCAACATGCTGAGAGTTTCTCGGATTTGGAAGGAAAGGGAACTATTTCCTCATCTGTCCAGTTCTTACCTGGCCAAGGATCTACTTCTTCTAATTTCGTGCCACATGTGGATAATGTAAATGCAATTCCTCCCACTGTAAATCCAGTAGCAACGGGAGGTTTGAATGAAGAGCATTTAGTCAGTGGCCAGCGCGCACAGGATATAGAAGCACCTGTGAGGGACACCAAACTGAAAAGAGACAGCTCAGGGAAGAAAACAAATGGACCCGATAAAGTTCAGCCCCTAGAGAAGGAAACTAAATTTGaggaattgaaaatgaagagagagggCTCTATGCAGAAGATAGACGAGACTCAGATTGAGAACACTGTTTCCTCTAAACCCAGTGAGGGCCCTGTCACAGGATACACCCACCGGGAAGACGCATCTGGTGCTAAACTGGTTCCTGAGCTAAAGAGTCCCTTGCCCAAGGCAGTAAGTAAGAGGCCTCAGGAAACTGTACAGAGCTCAATTGACCCTGAAGATGCGagggaagggaagaagaatcAAGAGGATGACCCCTTCTATGCATCGGGTGGAGCGTTCATGGGTAATGGGGGATCTGAGGCAGATCCAACTGAGCTGGGCTGCATAGAGCCACCTTCGATGCCCCAGCGAGTATTTCATTCTGAACGAATCCCAAGGGAGCAGGCAGAGTTGAGCCGTTTGTCAAAATCTGATGATTCTTTTGGATCTCAGTTTCTGATTACTCAAGCGCGGTCTGATTACTCACAGTCAACCGCAGAGGCAATTGAGAAGCTGCATGATGCAGACATGGCTTCTCAGGCTGAGCACTTTAAGCAACTTCCAAGGCATGTAGAATCTGCTTCTTCAGACAATTTCAATATGGACAGGCATATGGCTGAAGAGGTGCTTGAACCAATGCCGCGGAAAACTGAATCAAGACCTCTAAATTCTGCAGATGACCACAGAATGACCCAGGACAAAGAGAAGTACAGGGAAATGGATGCAGCTGGTCCTCAACATCAAACATCAGGTCGAGTAATTCCTGGTTTGCACGCTGACAATTCATCCTTGAGGCCATCTGAATATCTCTGGGATGAAGTAACACCAAACAAGACCAGTGGAAAAACAACAAAGGCTCATGCACAGCCTTTGACACAGACTGTCGAGCCTTCAGTTAGCGTTAGCAACCCAGAGCATGGtgatatattaattgatattaatgaCCGTTTTCCTCGAGATTTCCTGTCTGATTTATTCTCAGTTGCTAGGCGTTCTGAGAATCTCTCTGATGTTAATCCTCTGCATAGTGATGGAGCAGGGTTGAGTTTGAACATGCAAAATCATGAGCCGAAGCATTGGTCTTACTTTCGAAACTTGGCTCAAGACGAGTTCGTTAGGAAGGACGTTTCTCTTATGGACCAGGATCACATTGGCTTCTCAGCTCCACTTGGAGAAAGCGAAGATAGAGCTCCCATTGACTACAGCTATCCGCCTGTAAAAGCTGATGGAGTCCATGTGGGTGGTATGGAGCCCAGGCTTAACTTTGAGGAGGATATTACCCAAGTGTCATCTGGTGTCATTGGTACAAATGTGAGTAATGTCCATCCAGACTATGGCACTTCCCAGCCCAAGGGGACTGAAAGTATGTTGGATGTAATTCATCCTACCATACCGGAAATGGAATATGAG gATGAAAAGTCAGAAGCTCCTAATATTGGTCAATCCATTGCTGATCTTTCTTTGGGTGACTTGGATATCAGTAGCCTGCAG ATTATAAAGAACGAAGATCTGGAAGAACTGAAAGAATTGGGTTCTGGCACATTTGGGACTGTTTACCATGGGAAATGGCGTGGAACGGATGTTGCAATAAAGCGCATTAAAAAAAGCTGTTTCACTGGTCGTTCATCAGAGCAGGAGAGATTG ACAGTGGAGTTCTGGAGGGAAGCTGATATTCTCTCAAAGCTTCATCATCCCAATGTGGTGGCATTTTATGGGGTTGTTCAGGATGGCCCAGGAGGAACACTGGCTACAGTGACCGAATACATGGTTAATGGTTCTCTAAGACATGTTTTGCTTTGTAAGGACAG GCTGCTTGATCGTCGTAAGAGGATTATCATTGCTATGGATGCAGCATTCGGAATGGAATATTTGCACTCAAAGAACATTGTACATTTTGATCTGAAATGTGATAACCTGCTCGTCAACCTGAAAGATCCAGCACGTCCCATTTGCAAG GTTGGTGATTTTGGCTTGTCAAAAATCAAAAGGAATACTTTGGTTACTGGTGGCGTCCGGGGAACCCTTCCATGGATGGCACCTGAGTTGTTAAACGGTAGCAGCAACAAGGTCTCTGAGAAG GTTGAtgtcttctcctttggcattgtcCTTTGGGAGATTCTCACCGGCGAGGAGCCTTATGCCAACATGCATTATGGAGCCATTATAG GTGGAATTGTAAATAACACGCTGAGGCCCCCAGTGCCAAACTATTGTGATCCTGAATGGAGATTGCTAATGGAGCAGTGTTGGGCCCCGGATCCTGTGGCCCGTCCATCCTTCACAGAGATCGCTCGACGCCTGCGTGCTATGTCCACATCCCAAGCCAAACCACCTACAAACCAAGTCTCCAGGTGA